The following are encoded in a window of Calderihabitans maritimus genomic DNA:
- a CDS encoding XapX domain-containing protein — MKEVVLSTLTGIGVGLLFSGLNLPVPAPPTLAGVMGIAGLFLGYVLGKRLFH; from the coding sequence GTGAAAGAGGTAGTTCTTTCGACTCTTACCGGTATTGGCGTAGGTCTACTTTTTTCGGGGTTAAACCTCCCAGTTCCCGCGCCGCCTACGCTTGCAGGAGTCATGGGCATAGCCGGATTGTTCTTGGGCTACGTTTTGGGCAAACGCCTGTTCCATTAG
- a CDS encoding CTP synthase, whose amino-acid sequence MVKFIFVTGGVVSSLGKGITAASLGRLLKSRGLKVAIQKFDPYINIDAGTMNPYQHGEVFVTDDGAETDLDLGHYERFIDISLSESSNVTTGKIYWSVINKERRGDYLGGTVQVIPHITNEIKERIYRVARESDPDVVITEIGGTVGDIESLPFLEAIRQFKSDIGRENVMYIHVTLVPFLKAAQEAKTKPTQHSVKELRSIGIQPDVIVCRSEMPLSKEMEEKIALFCDIDKEAVIQAVDAETIYEVPLILKKEGLDDIVINRLNLTCNECQMEDWEEIVHKIKNPKYKVRIALVGKYVGLPDAYLSVVEALRHAGIAHEAGIDIKWIYSADLTNENAAEFLGDVDGILVPGGFGDRGIEGKIAAAGYARENRVPYLGICLGMQLAVVEFARNVCGLSGANSSEFAADTPYPVIDLLPEQKEIEDLGGTMRLGVYPCKLVPGTRAFEAYKTEMIEERHRHRYEFNNAFLSELTARGMVISGTSPDNRLVEIIELSDHPWFVASQFHPEFKSRPNRPHPLFRDFIAASLRYRLSK is encoded by the coding sequence ATGGTAAAATTTATCTTTGTAACCGGAGGAGTAGTTTCTTCACTAGGCAAGGGGATAACAGCTGCTTCTTTAGGACGCCTGCTGAAAAGCCGGGGTCTGAAAGTTGCCATCCAAAAATTTGATCCGTATATTAACATAGATGCAGGTACTATGAACCCTTACCAGCACGGCGAAGTTTTCGTAACCGATGACGGCGCGGAGACCGATCTCGATTTGGGGCACTACGAGAGGTTTATCGATATCAGCCTCAGCGAGAGCAGCAACGTTACCACCGGTAAGATATATTGGTCGGTAATCAACAAGGAGCGGAGGGGAGATTACTTAGGCGGCACCGTACAGGTGATTCCGCATATTACTAACGAGATAAAAGAACGCATATACCGGGTTGCCCGGGAAAGTGACCCCGATGTGGTAATTACCGAAATAGGAGGTACGGTAGGGGATATAGAGTCCTTGCCTTTCTTGGAAGCAATCCGCCAGTTCAAAAGCGATATCGGACGGGAAAACGTAATGTATATTCATGTCACACTGGTTCCTTTTTTAAAAGCTGCTCAAGAAGCAAAAACCAAACCTACCCAGCACAGCGTAAAGGAACTGCGCAGCATAGGTATACAGCCGGACGTTATTGTCTGCCGTTCGGAAATGCCCTTATCTAAAGAAATGGAGGAGAAAATAGCCCTTTTCTGTGATATTGATAAAGAAGCAGTTATTCAAGCGGTGGACGCGGAGACTATTTATGAGGTACCTCTCATCTTAAAAAAGGAAGGTTTAGACGATATCGTCATCAATAGATTAAACCTAACCTGTAATGAATGCCAGATGGAGGACTGGGAGGAAATTGTTCATAAAATTAAAAATCCTAAATATAAAGTGAGAATAGCTTTGGTTGGGAAGTACGTGGGATTGCCGGATGCTTATCTTAGCGTGGTAGAGGCATTGCGTCATGCGGGGATAGCCCATGAAGCGGGAATTGATATTAAATGGATCTACTCGGCGGATCTCACTAATGAAAATGCTGCCGAGTTTTTGGGGGATGTTGACGGTATACTGGTGCCGGGCGGTTTTGGTGACCGCGGAATTGAAGGTAAAATTGCGGCCGCCGGTTACGCGCGTGAAAATCGGGTTCCCTATTTGGGAATTTGTCTGGGAATGCAACTGGCGGTAGTAGAATTTGCCCGTAATGTATGCGGACTGTCCGGAGCTAACAGTTCCGAATTTGCCGCGGATACTCCCTATCCGGTAATTGACCTTTTGCCGGAACAGAAAGAAATTGAAGATTTAGGAGGTACTATGCGCCTGGGGGTATACCCTTGTAAGCTAGTCCCCGGCACCCGTGCTTTTGAGGCGTATAAAACTGAAATGATTGAAGAGAGACACCGTCACCGCTATGAATTTAATAACGCCTTTCTTTCTGAATTAACCGCGCGGGGAATGGTTATCAGTGGTACTTCACCTGATAACCGGTTGGTGGAAATCATTGAGTTATCTGATCATCCCTGGTTTGTAGCTTCTCAATTTCATCCAGAATTTAAATCCAGACCGAACCGGCCTCACCCGCTATTCAGAGATTTTATCGCGGCGTCTCTGCGTTATCGGTTAAGTAAATAG
- a CDS encoding lipid II:glycine glycyltransferase FemX: MNWKARLITAEERNKYNHFVSRHPKGHILQSYEWGEVKSKTGWKPLRLVVEQEGKIVGAISILMRQVPIGGKTIFYAPRGPVVDLDRQDLLDFLWAEVKKLARQHGAIFLKIDPDVPSQNLEFKEYLIKTGFRPADKEAGFEGIQPKYVFRLDITPSLDELMANFHQKTRYNIRLAIRRGVKVKSECQKEDLRVFYRILLETAERDKFLVRSYDYFAILWDELVERGLANLFMAYYQDEPIAGTLAFIFGDKAWYLYGASSNRYRNVMPNYLLQWTMIQWAKAKGCTMYDFRGVPGDLSEDNPLYGLYRFKKGFGGKYTEFVGEYDLVFSPLYYWLWKTAEPVYSKAVRQLIGLKKKLRG; this comes from the coding sequence TTGAATTGGAAAGCTCGCTTAATTACCGCGGAAGAGAGAAACAAATATAACCATTTTGTCTCCCGGCACCCTAAAGGGCACATCTTACAATCCTACGAGTGGGGAGAAGTCAAATCTAAAACCGGATGGAAGCCTTTGCGCCTTGTAGTGGAACAAGAGGGGAAAATCGTAGGAGCCATTTCTATCCTTATGCGCCAGGTACCGATTGGAGGAAAAACTATTTTTTATGCACCCCGCGGTCCTGTGGTAGACCTCGACAGACAGGATTTGCTCGATTTTTTATGGGCGGAGGTCAAAAAACTGGCTAGACAGCACGGAGCTATTTTCTTAAAGATTGACCCGGACGTTCCCTCCCAAAATTTAGAATTTAAGGAGTATTTGATTAAAACCGGGTTTCGTCCCGCTGACAAAGAAGCGGGATTTGAAGGAATACAACCCAAATATGTTTTCCGTTTAGACATTACTCCTTCCTTGGATGAGTTAATGGCAAATTTTCACCAAAAGACTCGTTATAACATTCGGCTGGCAATAAGAAGAGGAGTAAAAGTGAAAAGTGAATGCCAGAAGGAAGACCTGCGGGTATTCTACCGGATTTTGCTGGAAACGGCGGAACGGGACAAATTTTTAGTACGTTCTTATGATTACTTTGCCATTCTGTGGGATGAGCTGGTGGAGCGAGGTCTGGCTAATTTGTTCATGGCTTATTACCAGGATGAACCTATTGCCGGAACTTTAGCCTTCATATTTGGGGACAAAGCCTGGTATTTATACGGTGCTTCCAGCAATCGATACCGAAATGTTATGCCTAATTATTTGCTCCAGTGGACTATGATTCAATGGGCCAAAGCTAAAGGCTGTACCATGTATGACTTCCGAGGAGTACCGGGAGATCTTTCCGAAGACAACCCTCTTTATGGTTTGTACCGGTTTAAGAAAGGATTTGGGGGTAAATACACAGAATTTGTTGGGGAATATGACTTGGTTTTTTCTCCCTTATATTATTGGCTGTGGAAGACGGCGGAACCGGTATATTCAAAGGCTGTTCGGCAGCTCATCGGGCTGAAGAAAAAACTGAGAGGTTAA
- the alr gene encoding alanine racemase, giving the protein MNGIGSRWVEIDTDAIVHNLEQIKKLLRPETKIMGVVKANAYGCGAVEVARCLVGQGISMLGVTTVDEGLELRQHGISAPVLIFAPILPQEADDVVANDLTVSVSETEILKPLAEAARERDRKAKVHIKVETGMGRTGILPEEVLSFIRAAVEYSSLIEIDGIYTHLATAGTDPGFAWEQFRRFQRVLEMLEQEGVHIPLKHVCNSAATLLYPEMHLSMVRIGTLLYGQKPPGIKKDELGLKDPWKFKARIIHLREVPPGTSIGYGRDYITREKTRIAVIPVGYADGFTVEPAVRPKGWIDLFKVLIKTILNYWGWLRSPTVVHIGHARARVVGRVGMQLTMIDVGHLPDVRLGDEVEIHVRRTSLNPRLPRVYLRQGRPYVVSSISGITEERREYL; this is encoded by the coding sequence GTGAACGGTATTGGGTCTCGCTGGGTCGAAATAGATACGGATGCTATAGTTCATAACCTGGAACAAATTAAGAAATTACTGCGGCCGGAGACCAAAATTATGGGAGTGGTCAAGGCCAACGCTTATGGCTGTGGTGCGGTTGAGGTTGCCCGCTGCCTGGTCGGCCAGGGTATATCCATGTTGGGAGTGACCACGGTTGATGAAGGCCTGGAACTTCGCCAACACGGCATATCGGCTCCCGTATTGATTTTTGCTCCTATACTTCCCCAGGAAGCTGATGATGTGGTAGCTAATGACCTTACGGTTTCCGTAAGCGAAACTGAAATTTTGAAACCCCTGGCGGAAGCGGCAAGGGAGCGGGACCGGAAGGCAAAGGTTCATATCAAGGTCGAAACAGGTATGGGAAGGACCGGTATACTGCCCGAAGAAGTCCTATCCTTTATTCGTGCCGCTGTTGAGTATTCGTCGTTAATTGAAATCGATGGGATATATACTCATCTGGCAACGGCCGGCACCGATCCCGGTTTCGCATGGGAACAATTCCGTCGCTTTCAGCGGGTGCTCGAAATGTTGGAGCAGGAGGGAGTTCATATACCTCTCAAGCATGTCTGTAACAGTGCTGCCACTTTATTGTACCCGGAAATGCATCTTTCTATGGTGCGCATCGGAACTCTTCTTTACGGGCAGAAACCTCCGGGGATAAAAAAGGACGAGCTTGGCCTTAAGGATCCGTGGAAGTTTAAAGCCCGGATAATTCATCTTAGGGAAGTACCGCCGGGTACTAGTATCGGCTATGGGCGGGACTATATTACCCGGGAAAAGACACGCATAGCGGTAATTCCGGTAGGGTATGCCGACGGCTTTACCGTAGAACCAGCGGTAAGACCCAAAGGCTGGATTGACCTGTTTAAAGTTCTGATTAAAACAATATTAAACTATTGGGGGTGGTTGCGCAGCCCTACGGTGGTCCATATAGGACATGCCCGGGCGCGCGTAGTGGGTAGGGTAGGTATGCAGTTGACCATGATTGATGTAGGCCATTTGCCTGATGTCCGGTTGGGAGATGAGGTAGAAATACATGTCCGACGCACGTCATTAAACCCTCGCCTGCCACGGGTTTACTTGCGTCAAGGAAGACCT
- a CDS encoding DUF1934 domain-containing protein, with protein sequence MKKDVWVRVKGVQRNERGEEDIIELITEGRLFRKEDSYYIIYRETAISGMEGTTTSLKVEPSRVTLNRMGASEQKQTFEEGLLHTGSYITAFGTFHMSVITSRVDVDLTDDGGSINLEYELQVGREKISDNKLSIMVENR encoded by the coding sequence TTGAAAAAAGACGTATGGGTGCGCGTGAAGGGAGTTCAGAGAAACGAGCGGGGAGAAGAGGATATTATAGAGTTGATTACAGAAGGGAGGCTGTTCCGTAAAGAAGATTCTTATTATATTATCTATCGGGAAACAGCTATTTCCGGTATGGAGGGAACTACTACTTCGCTGAAAGTTGAACCCAGCAGGGTTACCCTCAATCGTATGGGTGCATCGGAACAAAAACAAACTTTTGAAGAAGGATTATTACACACGGGCAGCTACATTACCGCTTTTGGTACCTTTCACATGTCAGTCATCACTTCGCGGGTAGACGTGGACTTGACAGATGATGGAGGAAGTATTAATTTAGAGTATGAGTTGCAGGTAGGACGAGAGAAAATTAGCGATAATAAGTTGAGCATAATGGTGGAGAACCGGTAG
- the argS gene encoding arginine--tRNA ligase, with protein MSTLLKIKQNITEQLRKSALSARQEGEINFVSLPEFTLEVPREKTHGDFATNLAMLLAREAKMAPRQIAEIIVKHFDPNGTWVKRVEVAGPGFINFTLSHEWLYQVLPEAIREDERYGNSNFGQGKKVQVEFVSANPTGLLHMGNARGAALGDSIANLLQATGHEVTREFYVNDAGNQIINFGKSLEARYLQLLGRNVPFPDEGYHGEDLIETVKRFISRYGDRYLDADSEERQQKLIEFALEEKLNHIREVLEDFGVYYDVWFHEQTLHESGAIREVIEELRQKGYIYESEGALWFKSTEFGDEKDEVVVRSNGIPTYFAADIAYHKNKFERGFDRVINIWGADHHGHVARLKGAVAALGYDPARLDIILMQLVRLFKDGEVLRMSKRTGQYVTLGELIEEVGKDAARYFFVMRGADSHLDFDLDLAKAESNENPVYYVQYAHARICSILRQGKELGYELPVVEDTNLELLQDPAELELIRKIADLPDVVAEAAQALEPHRLTRYAHDLASLFHSFYNHCRVLVEDEELRKARMILVDATRITLRNVLQLLGVTAPERM; from the coding sequence TTGAGTACACTGCTAAAAATTAAACAAAATATTACGGAACAATTGAGAAAATCTGCTTTATCTGCCCGGCAGGAAGGAGAAATTAATTTCGTTTCCCTGCCGGAATTCACCCTCGAAGTACCTCGGGAAAAAACTCATGGAGACTTTGCTACCAATCTCGCTATGCTTCTGGCCAGAGAAGCTAAGATGGCACCGCGTCAAATAGCGGAGATTATTGTGAAGCATTTTGATCCTAACGGAACGTGGGTTAAACGAGTCGAAGTGGCAGGCCCCGGGTTTATTAATTTCACTCTTTCCCATGAATGGCTTTACCAGGTTCTTCCCGAAGCAATACGAGAGGACGAGCGCTACGGAAACTCCAATTTTGGTCAGGGGAAAAAAGTTCAAGTGGAATTTGTAAGTGCCAATCCTACCGGATTGCTACATATGGGAAATGCTCGCGGCGCTGCATTGGGAGACAGCATTGCCAATTTGCTGCAAGCGACAGGACATGAAGTGACCAGGGAGTTTTATGTTAATGACGCCGGTAATCAAATTATCAATTTTGGTAAATCTTTAGAAGCTCGCTATCTCCAGCTTTTAGGGAGAAATGTTCCTTTCCCCGACGAAGGATATCACGGTGAGGATTTAATCGAGACGGTTAAACGTTTTATTTCCCGTTATGGTGACCGATATCTGGATGCCGATAGTGAGGAACGGCAGCAAAAATTAATAGAGTTTGCTCTGGAGGAGAAATTAAATCATATACGGGAAGTACTAGAAGATTTCGGAGTTTATTATGATGTATGGTTTCACGAGCAAACCCTGCATGAATCAGGTGCGATTAGAGAGGTTATTGAGGAACTCCGGCAGAAGGGTTATATCTACGAAAGCGAAGGGGCATTATGGTTTAAGTCCACCGAGTTCGGAGACGAAAAAGATGAAGTGGTGGTGAGGAGCAACGGTATTCCCACCTACTTTGCCGCAGACATTGCTTATCACAAGAACAAGTTTGAGCGGGGCTTTGACCGGGTGATCAACATATGGGGAGCGGACCATCATGGCCATGTTGCCCGGTTAAAAGGAGCGGTAGCCGCTCTGGGCTACGACCCGGCCAGGTTGGATATTATCCTGATGCAGTTGGTGCGTCTCTTCAAAGACGGTGAAGTCCTGCGCATGTCCAAACGGACGGGCCAATATGTGACTTTGGGTGAGTTGATAGAAGAAGTAGGTAAAGATGCTGCCCGCTACTTTTTTGTGATGCGCGGTGCGGATAGCCATTTAGATTTTGATTTGGATTTGGCCAAGGCGGAATCTAACGAGAACCCGGTATATTATGTCCAGTACGCTCATGCCCGCATATGCAGTATCCTCCGCCAGGGGAAAGAACTGGGGTATGAACTTCCGGTTGTTGAAGACACTAATTTGGAATTATTGCAAGATCCGGCTGAATTGGAACTTATCCGCAAGATTGCCGACCTGCCCGACGTGGTGGCTGAGGCGGCTCAAGCCCTGGAACCGCATCGCCTGACACGGTATGCTCATGACCTGGCCAGTTTGTTCCACAGTTTTTACAACCACTGTCGTGTTCTGGTTGAAGATGAAGAGCTACGCAAGGCGCGAATGATCTTAGTTGATGCTACCCGTATTACTCTGAGAAACGTCCTGCAACTTTTGGGAGTCACGGCACCGGAGAGGATGTAA